The Methanobacteriaceae archaeon genome has a window encoding:
- a CDS encoding SufD family Fe-S cluster assembly protein, with translation MDVLSVRNVYEDAERAINKKAAIGADITIENFTDETINAIDMIDDLDDLSKQTKKDLLKVGVDTNEENRSGSFLQVDQSNIFTNNSISDSIEVMNMGVALEKYSWLEDYMWNVVKPDADKYTAKTALREKEEGVTSGYFVRSLPGTKEVMPVQACMFISDTDVMQTAHNIVIAEENSELHLITGCATGDDISSAMHVGVSEMYLKPGSKITFTMVHNWAEEVEVRPRTAIKLADNSTYINNYILTSPVSTIQSFPTAYCDGKNSRAIFQSIQGGKKDSIIDVGSRAILNAEGAKAEVISRAVAQDESQIFARGHLAGNVPNVKGHLECQGLVLSDDSFIYAVPELEASSTNLEMSHEAAVGKISEDEINYLTSRGIPEEEAESMIVRGFLNMDITGLPEELAQQTQNMIDMSLDGI, from the coding sequence ATGGATGTGTTGAGTGTGCGCAATGTTTATGAGGATGCTGAAAGAGCAATAAATAAAAAAGCAGCTATTGGTGCTGATATTACTATTGAGAATTTCACCGATGAAACAATCAATGCAATTGACATGATTGATGATTTGGATGATTTAAGTAAACAAACTAAAAAGGACTTATTGAAAGTTGGTGTTGATACCAACGAAGAAAACAGATCAGGTTCCTTTTTACAAGTTGATCAAAGTAACATTTTTACTAACAATTCCATTTCTGATTCCATTGAAGTAATGAATATGGGTGTTGCATTAGAAAAATATTCCTGGTTAGAAGACTACATGTGGAATGTTGTTAAACCAGATGCTGATAAATACACTGCTAAGACTGCTTTAAGAGAAAAAGAAGAAGGAGTTACCAGTGGTTATTTTGTTAGATCACTTCCAGGTACTAAAGAAGTAATGCCTGTTCAAGCATGTATGTTTATTAGTGACACTGATGTTATGCAAACTGCACACAATATCGTTATTGCAGAAGAAAACTCAGAATTACACTTAATTACCGGTTGTGCTACTGGTGATGACATTTCATCTGCAATGCACGTTGGTGTTTCTGAGATGTACTTAAAACCTGGTTCTAAAATTACATTTACTATGGTTCACAACTGGGCTGAAGAAGTAGAGGTACGTCCAAGAACTGCTATTAAATTAGCTGACAATTCAACATACATTAACAATTATATTTTAACAAGTCCTGTAAGCACAATTCAATCTTTCCCTACAGCATATTGTGATGGTAAAAACTCCCGTGCTATTTTCCAAAGTATCCAAGGGGGTAAAAAAGATTCTATTATTGATGTAGGATCAAGAGCAATATTAAATGCTGAGGGTGCTAAGGCTGAAGTTATCTCAAGAGCAGTTGCTCAAGATGAATCTCAAATATTTGCTAGAGGTCACCTTGCAGGTAATGTTCCTAATGTAAAAGGTCATTTGGAATGTCAAGGTTTAGTATTATCTGATGACAGTTTTATCTATGCTGTTCCTGAACTTGAAGCTAGTTCAACTAACTTAGAAATGTCTCACGAAGCAGCTGTGGGTAAGATTTCTGAAGATGAAATCAATTATTTAACCTCCCGTGGAATCCCTGAAGAAGAGGCAGAATCCATGATTGTTAGAGGTTTCTTAAATATGGATATTACTGGCCTTCCAGAAGAATTAGCACAGCAAACTCAAAACATGATTGATATGAGTCTTGATGGAATCTAA
- a CDS encoding 4Fe-4S binding protein, giving the protein MIVFNEDGCIKCGACEGTCPTSAIEVTPSAIVHCDTCGGEPKCADVCPNGALKVEEYEIAEGVTQPRLIFNSILCDQCGKCEEVCPQETLEVTGTKLKEVKGFCVMCQKCVDICPVDVIGIPGVKEPAECDLDLSGKGPVYIKDCVGCGSCVEPCPVSAISLEEVGSPVTVGGNCIKCGLCSQTCPWNAIFISEKIPVKRSKEINSFTFDSAKCIGCNTCVEACPGDFIVANGSSLTVAIPSACAACGLCVKLCPVDALEIDVEWGEGSPVDAEGIARDVEKCDFIGACANKCPTQAIRVVTKTGMSCPALVETDDEPSFTSCIRCGACASVCSNDALKVDKFEVTIDGEPVLRDRILFNPSKCDQCGDCVAACPYDMIHKTEDPKLPIAGFCTLCGQCLESCPEDALCYK; this is encoded by the coding sequence ATGATTGTATTTAACGAAGATGGCTGTATCAAATGTGGGGCTTGTGAAGGTACTTGTCCTACTTCAGCTATTGAAGTAACACCTAGTGCTATTGTACATTGTGACACTTGTGGTGGCGAACCTAAATGTGCTGACGTTTGTCCTAACGGTGCATTAAAAGTAGAAGAATATGAAATTGCTGAAGGAGTTACCCAACCAAGATTAATATTCAACTCTATCTTATGTGACCAATGTGGTAAATGTGAAGAAGTTTGTCCTCAAGAAACTCTTGAAGTCACTGGTACAAAATTAAAAGAAGTTAAAGGTTTCTGTGTAATGTGTCAAAAATGTGTTGACATTTGCCCAGTTGACGTAATTGGTATTCCTGGTGTTAAAGAACCTGCTGAATGTGACTTAGACCTCAGCGGAAAAGGTCCTGTATACATCAAAGACTGTGTTGGATGTGGATCTTGTGTAGAACCTTGTCCTGTAAGCGCAATTTCTCTTGAAGAAGTTGGAAGTCCAGTTACTGTAGGTGGCAATTGTATTAAATGTGGATTATGTTCCCAAACCTGTCCATGGAATGCAATTTTCATTTCCGAAAAAATACCTGTTAAACGTTCTAAAGAAATTAATTCATTCACTTTCGATTCAGCTAAATGTATCGGATGTAACACTTGTGTAGAAGCATGTCCTGGTGACTTCATTGTTGCTAATGGTTCTTCATTAACTGTTGCTATCCCTAGCGCTTGTGCTGCATGTGGTTTATGTGTAAAACTTTGTCCTGTTGACGCATTAGAAATTGATGTTGAATGGGGTGAAGGTTCACCTGTAGATGCAGAAGGAATCGCAAGAGATGTAGAAAAATGTGACTTTATTGGAGCATGTGCAAACAAATGTCCTACACAAGCTATTCGTGTAGTTACTAAAACCGGTATGTCCTGCCCTGCATTAGTAGAAACTGATGATGAACCATCATTCACCAGTTGTATCAGATGTGGAGCTTGTGCTTCCGTATGTTCCAACGACGCATTAAAAGTCGACAAATTTGAAGTTACTATTGATGGCGAACCTGTATTAAGAGACAGGATCTTATTCAACCCATCTAAATGTGACCAATGTGGAGACTGTGTCGCTGCATGTCCTTACGACATGATTCACAAAACAGAAGATCCTAAATTACCAATTGCAGGATTCTGTACTTTATGTGGTCAATGTCTTGAATCATGTCCTGAAGACGCATTATGCTACAAATAG
- a CDS encoding ABC transporter ATP-binding protein gives MLLEIENLAVEVAGKRVLKGVNLAIAEGETHVLLGPNGAGKSTLFLTILGFPQYNVVEGSIKFKGQDITNLTTAERVQLGIGVSFQTPPAIRGISVGDLLKIISNQDVRDELNPRMKELANQLKFSDEFLNRDVNLGFSGGEVKRSEILQLLAQMPDFTMFDEPDSGVDIENVELLASEIGTLLDKDKPQRSRKRSGLLITHLGYILNFVSADKAHVLIDGAISCSGNPNEILEDIRKNGFNGCVECAQCL, from the coding sequence ATGTTGCTTGAAATAGAAAATTTAGCTGTTGAAGTAGCTGGAAAAAGAGTTCTAAAAGGTGTTAACCTTGCTATTGCTGAAGGTGAAACTCATGTTCTTTTAGGACCTAATGGTGCTGGTAAAAGTACATTATTCTTAACTATCTTAGGTTTTCCACAATATAATGTTGTTGAAGGATCTATCAAATTTAAAGGTCAAGATATAACTAACTTAACCACTGCTGAAAGAGTTCAATTAGGTATTGGAGTTAGTTTCCAAACTCCTCCTGCTATTAGAGGAATTTCTGTTGGAGACTTATTAAAAATTATATCTAATCAAGATGTTAGAGATGAATTAAACCCAAGAATGAAAGAATTAGCTAACCAACTTAAATTCAGTGATGAATTCTTAAACCGTGATGTTAACTTAGGATTCTCCGGTGGGGAAGTAAAACGTTCTGAAATTTTACAATTACTCGCTCAAATGCCAGATTTCACTATGTTTGATGAACCTGATTCTGGTGTAGATATTGAAAACGTTGAGTTATTAGCTTCTGAAATTGGAACTTTACTTGATAAGGATAAACCACAACGTAGCAGAAAAAGAAGTGGTCTTTTAATTACTCACTTAGGTTACATTTTAAATTTTGTTAGTGCTGATAAAGCTCACGTTTTAATTGATGGGGCAATTTCCTGTTCAGGAAACCCTAATGAAATTCTTGAAGATATTAGAAAAAATGGTTTTAATGGATGTGTTGAGTGTGCGCAATGTTTATGA
- a CDS encoding Ni/Fe hydrogenase subunit alpha has product MVKLTMEPVTRIEGHAKITVHLDDAGNVEETRLHVMEFRGFEKFLQGRPVEELARIVPRICGICDVQHHLAAAKAVDQIFGFDDYDILPAAYRMREIMNWGSYMHSHALHFYFLAAPDLIIPNGTRKTRNVFQVIKDMPELALQAINIRRNGLEIVRKIGGRPIHPTSSTPGGISTELDDETQKDLLARAQQNVELAQATLDLALPVFEENIDLISSLGNFGDTRHCGLVKPDGTWDVYNGNVRIKDKDGSDLLEYRNAEYTDIVAEHVKPYSWLKFPYIKELGYPEGIYRVAPLSRINVCDDMPAEAPLAREALKEFRSNFGYAQAPLLFNYARLIELLASAECAANALEEDLSGQKFPDELERTEGKGVGIVEAPRGTLIHHYESDENGLTTKANIVVATIQNNPAMEMGIHQVAKDYIKPGVEVDDKIFNLMEMVIRAYDPCLSCATHSMDSQMRLAEVDIVDSEGNLIKKF; this is encoded by the coding sequence ATGGTTAAACTTACTATGGAACCTGTTACCCGTATCGAAGGACACGCAAAAATTACCGTACACCTTGACGATGCTGGAAACGTTGAAGAAACAAGATTACATGTTATGGAATTCAGAGGATTCGAAAAATTCTTACAAGGTCGTCCTGTAGAAGAATTAGCAAGAATCGTACCAAGAATCTGTGGTATTTGTGATGTACAACACCACTTAGCAGCAGCAAAAGCAGTTGACCAAATCTTTGGTTTTGATGACTACGACATCTTACCTGCTGCATACAGAATGAGAGAAATTATGAACTGGGGTTCATACATGCACTCCCACGCTCTCCATTTCTACTTCTTAGCTGCACCAGATTTAATCATTCCTAACGGAACCAGAAAAACTAGAAATGTTTTCCAAGTTATTAAAGACATGCCTGAACTCGCTCTTCAAGCTATTAACATCAGAAGAAACGGTTTAGAAATTGTAAGAAAAATCGGTGGTCGTCCAATTCACCCTACTTCCTCAACTCCTGGAGGTATCTCAACTGAATTAGATGATGAAACTCAAAAAGACTTACTCGCTAGAGCACAACAAAACGTTGAATTAGCACAAGCTACTTTAGACTTAGCTCTCCCTGTATTCGAAGAAAACATCGATTTAATCTCTTCCTTAGGTAACTTCGGTGACACCAGACACTGTGGTCTCGTAAAACCTGACGGAACTTGGGATGTATACAACGGTAACGTAAGAATCAAAGATAAAGATGGCAGTGACCTCTTAGAATACAGAAACGCAGAGTACACTGACATTGTTGCAGAACACGTAAAACCTTACTCCTGGTTAAAATTCCCATACATCAAAGAATTAGGATACCCAGAAGGTATTTACAGAGTTGCACCATTATCTAGGATCAATGTTTGTGACGACATGCCTGCAGAAGCACCTCTCGCAAGAGAAGCTCTTAAAGAATTCCGTTCCAACTTCGGATATGCTCAAGCACCATTATTATTCAACTATGCTAGACTCATAGAATTATTAGCATCTGCTGAATGTGCTGCTAACGCATTAGAAGAAGATTTATCTGGTCAAAAATTCCCAGATGAATTAGAAAGAACTGAAGGTAAAGGTGTAGGTATTGTAGAAGCTCCTCGTGGTACTTTAATCCACCATTACGAATCTGATGAAAACGGATTAACCACTAAAGCTAACATTGTTGTTGCTACAATCCAAAACAACCCAGCTATGGAAATGGGTATTCACCAAGTTGCTAAAGATTACATCAAACCTGGTGTTGAAGTAGATGACAAAATCTTTAACTTAATGGAAATGGTTATCAGAGCTTACGACCCATGTTTATCTTGTGCTACTCACTCAATGGATAGTCAAATGAGATTAGCTGAAGTAGATATTGTAGACAGTGAAGGAAACCTCATTAAAAAATTCTAA
- a CDS encoding NTP transferase domain-containing protein: protein MIYAILMAGGRGTRLEVPCEKPLFKLKEVPLIKYVLDNLNQSKLIDKIIIAVSPNTCKTTQYLKSLDYDFEILDTSGKDYLTDLSYVLDYFEKKSKDDTLLFINADLPFICAETIDDVLNHYFKSDKDALSVLVPVEIFEELGLDYSYEFDGNVPSGLNILRSENIIQEESNIVIPKVELALNINTLLDSKVAEKLYNEYYI, encoded by the coding sequence ATGATTTATGCAATTTTGATGGCTGGAGGTAGGGGAACAAGACTTGAAGTTCCCTGTGAAAAACCTCTTTTCAAATTAAAAGAAGTTCCTTTAATTAAATATGTACTTGATAATTTAAATCAATCTAAATTAATCGATAAAATCATTATTGCAGTTAGTCCTAACACTTGTAAAACTACACAATACTTAAAGTCACTAGATTATGATTTTGAAATTCTTGATACTTCAGGTAAAGATTATCTAACAGATTTGTCTTATGTACTGGATTATTTTGAAAAAAAATCTAAAGATGATACATTACTGTTTATAAATGCTGATTTACCATTTATTTGTGCAGAAACTATTGATGATGTTTTAAATCATTATTTTAAATCAGATAAGGATGCATTATCTGTTTTAGTTCCTGTTGAAATATTTGAAGAGCTTGGATTAGATTATTCATATGAATTTGATGGAAATGTCCCATCAGGGCTTAATATATTAAGAAGTGAAAACATTATACAAGAAGAGTCTAATATTGTTATTCCTAAAGTTGAACTGGCATTAAATATTAATACACTATTGGACAGTAAAGTTGCAGAAAAATTATACAATGAATATTATATTTAA
- a CDS encoding dihydroorotase family protein has translation MDLVIKNCKLVDKIGEYSIKVENGKIVDISKSAIKADETIDIKGNYLMPGFIDPHIHFRDPGLTQKEDFKTGSLSAANGGFTTVIDMPNTNPKTNTYKALKEKIEIAKNKSVVNFELQAGTNTLSEMEKMIELNPISFKIFMDLESDESLEKIFKDLSTLKQTTSYNGLVCVHCEKRSIVEENTLKLKEKGNNPPIDYTYARPPQSEDASVTQSIELAGKNDLRLHICHLSSAKSLELAKNASKTMPISWEFTPHHLLLDNTTYNTYGTFIKTNPPLRAENESVRISDLDETSIIGTDHAPHTIEDKTKDTWSSSPGIPNLETVVSLLLTQVNKGNIDLSIIPKILSQNAAKVYGLENKGEIAIGKDADFTVIDLKQEGKFNKDEFETKAQYCPFDGWEYIGKPVMTIVNGKPVMNKL, from the coding sequence ATGGATTTAGTAATAAAAAATTGTAAGCTAGTTGATAAAATTGGAGAATACTCAATTAAGGTAGAAAATGGCAAAATAGTTGACATTTCAAAAAGTGCAATAAAAGCTGATGAGACAATTGATATTAAAGGTAATTACTTAATGCCTGGTTTTATTGACCCACACATCCATTTTAGAGATCCAGGGCTTACACAAAAGGAAGATTTTAAAACCGGAAGTTTAAGTGCTGCTAATGGAGGATTTACTACAGTAATTGATATGCCCAATACAAATCCTAAAACAAATACCTATAAAGCACTTAAAGAAAAAATTGAGATTGCAAAAAACAAATCTGTTGTTAACTTTGAGCTTCAGGCAGGCACAAATACTCTTAGTGAAATGGAAAAAATGATTGAGTTAAATCCTATTTCATTTAAGATATTTATGGATTTGGAAAGTGATGAAAGTTTAGAAAAAATATTTAAAGACTTATCAACATTAAAACAGACAACATCATACAATGGTCTTGTTTGTGTACACTGTGAAAAAAGATCAATTGTTGAAGAAAATACTTTAAAATTAAAAGAAAAAGGAAATAATCCCCCAATTGATTATACTTATGCAAGACCGCCGCAAAGTGAAGATGCATCAGTGACTCAAAGTATTGAGCTTGCTGGAAAAAATGATTTAAGATTGCATATCTGCCATTTAAGCTCAGCCAAATCATTGGAACTTGCAAAAAATGCAAGTAAAACTATGCCCATATCATGGGAATTTACACCACACCATTTATTGCTTGACAATACAACATACAATACATATGGAACATTTATAAAAACCAATCCCCCACTAAGAGCTGAAAACGAAAGTGTGAGAATAAGTGACTTAGATGAAACTTCAATAATTGGAACTGATCATGCACCACACACAATAGAAGATAAAACAAAAGATACCTGGAGCTCATCACCAGGAATACCGAATTTAGAAACAGTAGTTTCATTACTATTAACACAAGTAAACAAAGGAAATATTGATTTAAGCATAATTCCAAAAATATTATCTCAAAATGCTGCAAAAGTCTATGGACTTGAAAATAAAGGCGAAATAGCTATTGGAAAAGATGCAGATTTTACTGTAATTGATTTAAAACAAGAAGGCAAATTCAACAAAGATGAATTTGAAACAAAAGCACAATACTGCCCATTTGACGGATGGGAATATATTGGAAAACCAGTCATGACAATCGTAAACGGAAAACCAGTCATGAATAAATTATAA
- a CDS encoding KEOPS complex subunit Pcc1, whose amino-acid sequence MKIKGKICLKYNNEENAKVVFDSLEIDNENYLESQLNENKITYEINSKTLGSFLSTADDLIASEIVVEKILDASN is encoded by the coding sequence ATGAAAATTAAAGGAAAAATTTGCTTAAAATACAACAATGAAGAAAATGCAAAAGTAGTATTTGATTCACTAGAAATTGATAATGAAAATTACTTAGAATCACAATTAAATGAAAATAAGATAACTTATGAAATTAACAGCAAAACATTAGGTAGTTTTCTATCAACAGCAGATGATTTAATAGCATCAGAAATCGTTGTTGAAAAAATATTAGATGCCTCAAATTAG
- a CDS encoding hydrogenase iron-sulfur subunit: MADDVKIVMFCCNWCSYGGADTAGTARMQYPPNIRVIRVMCSGRIDPQFILKAFKEGADGVFVAGCHMGDCHYDSGNYKLDRRMRLVYKLVEDMGIGKERLHHDWISASEGEKFSEAVKMMVSRIKELGPAPLKEQLNAER, translated from the coding sequence ATGGCTGATGATGTAAAAATTGTAATGTTTTGTTGCAACTGGTGTTCCTATGGAGGAGCAGACACAGCAGGTACTGCACGTATGCAATACCCACCGAATATTAGAGTTATTCGTGTAATGTGTTCTGGAAGAATTGACCCACAATTTATTTTAAAAGCATTTAAAGAAGGTGCTGACGGAGTATTTGTAGCTGGATGTCACATGGGTGACTGCCACTATGACTCAGGTAACTATAAATTAGATCGTAGAATGAGATTAGTTTATAAATTAGTTGAAGATATGGGAATTGGAAAAGAAAGACTTCACCACGACTGGATTTCCGCATCCGAAGGTGAAAAATTCTCTGAAGCTGTTAAAATGATGGTTAGCAGAATCAAAGAATTAGGTCCAGCTCCATTAAAAGAACAATTAAATGCTGAAAGATAA
- a CDS encoding F420-nonreducing hydrogenase, translated as MADKVKIGTMWFGGCSGCHLSIADFHESLIDVMEFADFEFSPVLMDTKYDEVPELDILIVEGGIRNDENRELSEMLNEKANMVIAYGTCSCYGGIPGLGNLFTVEELEQEAYINSDSTVNPEGIIPHEEVPHLESRVRPITETMDIDLLIPGCPPRSDVVAEAVLTLLKGETIELPSTNLCEVCPREKPPAGLAMDFIKRQFELGAPEADLCLISQGLVCMGPATVSLCGAECPSIGIQCRGCYGPTAKVSDQGAKMISAIASDYGVQEDKTVNPETVADQLDDIVGTFYTYTLPAALVPMKMQKGGE; from the coding sequence ATGGCAGATAAAGTTAAAATAGGAACTATGTGGTTTGGCGGATGTTCCGGTTGCCACTTATCCATTGCAGATTTCCACGAATCATTAATTGATGTAATGGAATTCGCTGACTTCGAATTCTCCCCGGTACTTATGGATACTAAATATGATGAAGTACCAGAATTAGACATCCTTATTGTTGAAGGTGGAATTAGAAACGACGAAAACAGAGAATTATCAGAAATGTTAAACGAAAAAGCTAACATGGTTATCGCTTACGGAACCTGTTCTTGCTACGGTGGTATTCCAGGTCTCGGAAACTTATTCACTGTTGAAGAATTAGAACAAGAAGCTTACATTAACTCTGATTCTACTGTAAACCCAGAAGGTATTATTCCTCACGAAGAAGTACCTCACCTTGAAAGCAGAGTAAGACCAATTACTGAAACTATGGACATTGATTTATTGATCCCAGGTTGCCCACCTCGTTCTGACGTAGTTGCAGAAGCTGTTTTAACCTTATTAAAAGGTGAAACAATCGAATTACCTTCCACTAACCTTTGTGAAGTATGTCCTAGAGAAAAACCACCTGCTGGTTTAGCTATGGACTTCATTAAAAGACAATTCGAATTAGGTGCACCTGAAGCTGACTTATGTTTAATTAGTCAAGGTTTAGTATGTATGGGTCCTGCTACCGTATCATTATGTGGTGCAGAATGTCCTTCCATTGGTATCCAATGTAGAGGATGTTACGGTCCTACCGCAAAAGTATCTGACCAAGGAGCAAAAATGATCAGTGCTATTGCATCTGACTACGGTGTACAAGAAGATAAAACTGTAAATCCTGAAACTGTAGCCGACCAATTAGATGATATTGTAGGTACTTTCTACACTTACACATTACCTGCAGCTTTAGTTCCAATGAAAATGCAGAAAGGAGGAGAATAA
- a CDS encoding nucleotidyltransferase family protein, translating into MSYVLDILKRDNELFFSDLNMECKSSSTSSDTTLIADFTEYNPLHNGHFHCMKTAKGMFPNALFVAIVPGLFERSGRGIPYILPREIRAEIAISAGADIVVEGPPMGIMGSGQYSLCLSKMFKNLNTDYIPRGYKPKEGFDEILKRINMGHHIAPKPYKIVDKTEHKTILKDKLEEDNYVIVSFSNSLSKIGFDYKDKFIFVERIEGVSGTLIRESIQKDNFDGVLDMMPSKTIEVLKREIKKDGIIYGIRDVESILNTANTFTLDELTALNMFNEKLAKNIVDNRYYETLEELEKSILHGFSSHFHQRILSILENPIPKQTISQYIEKYPSNIRVLGYKNKEVLEKFIKKVNNENISLL; encoded by the coding sequence ATGTCTTATGTTTTAGATATTCTCAAAAGGGATAATGAATTATTTTTTAGCGATCTTAATATGGAATGTAAAAGTTCATCAACTTCATCAGACACTACTTTGATAGCTGACTTTACAGAGTATAATCCTTTACATAACGGTCATTTTCATTGCATGAAAACTGCAAAAGGTATGTTTCCTAATGCGTTATTTGTTGCTATTGTACCAGGATTATTTGAGAGAAGTGGTAGGGGTATTCCATATATATTGCCTAGGGAAATTAGGGCAGAGATTGCAATTTCTGCTGGTGCAGATATTGTTGTTGAAGGTCCGCCAATGGGAATTATGGGATCAGGACAATATTCATTGTGTCTTTCAAAGATGTTTAAAAACTTAAATACTGATTATATTCCTAGAGGATACAAACCAAAAGAAGGTTTTGATGAGATTTTAAAAAGAATTAATATGGGCCATCACATTGCTCCAAAACCATATAAAATTGTAGATAAAACTGAACATAAAACAATTCTTAAGGATAAGCTTGAAGAAGATAATTACGTTATTGTTTCATTTTCAAACTCTTTGAGTAAAATAGGATTTGACTATAAAGATAAATTTATTTTTGTTGAAAGAATTGAAGGGGTTAGTGGAACTTTAATTCGTGAAAGTATTCAAAAAGACAATTTTGATGGTGTTTTGGATATGATGCCGTCAAAAACAATTGAAGTTTTAAAACGTGAAATCAAAAAAGATGGTATAATCTACGGCATTCGCGATGTTGAATCTATTTTAAACACTGCAAACACATTTACTTTAGATGAGTTGACTGCTCTTAACATGTTTAATGAAAAATTAGCTAAAAATATTGTTGATAATAGATATTACGAAACTTTGGAGGAACTTGAAAAATCAATATTACACGGATTTTCTTCCCATTTTCATCAAAGAATTTTAAGTATTCTTGAAAATCCGATTCCTAAACAAACTATATCTCAATATATTGAAAAATATCCGTCAAATATCAGAGTTTTAGGCTATAAAAATAAAGAAGTGTTGGAAAAATTTATAAAAAAAGTAAATAATGAAAATATTTCATTATTATAA
- a CDS encoding PRC-barrel domain-containing protein gives MENKQVPRREEKLWSEIKNYQVATNNARILGVLDELIINEKTGKIVDIAIKVDVDRNIHVKGAKRNGDLLLVPFAKVEKVGEFIIVTE, from the coding sequence ATGGAAAATAAACAAGTTCCTAGAAGAGAAGAAAAATTATGGAGTGAAATTAAAAATTATCAAGTTGCTACCAACAATGCACGTATTCTTGGAGTTCTTGATGAATTAATTATCAATGAAAAAACTGGTAAAATCGTGGATATTGCAATTAAAGTTGATGTTGACCGTAATATTCATGTTAAAGGTGCTAAAAGAAATGGTGACCTTTTATTAGTTCCTTTCGCTAAAGTTGAAAAAGTTGGCGAATTTATTATTGTAACTGAATAA